Within Pseudomonas paeninsulae, the genomic segment TACAAACCCAAGCCGTTGCAAAGTGGCGATCATTTACCGTCGGCGCGCACTTGCTCACGGGCTTTGAAGGTCGCCTCGTAGATGCGCTCGGCCAGGCGCGAGAATGGCAGGCTCTGTACCCAGACCGTGCCAGTGCCTTTCAGAGTCGCCAGGACGATGCCCTCGCCGCCGAACAACATGCTTTTCAGCCCGCCGGCCAGGGCGATGTCGTAATCGATACCACTGGTAAAGGCCACCAGACAACCGGTGTCGAGGCGCAGGGTCTGGTTGTTCAGCTCCTTACGGATCACCGTGCCGCCGGCATGCACGAAGGCCAGACCGTCGCCCTCGAGCTTTTGCAGGATGAAGCCCTCGCCGCCGAAGAAGCCGGCGCCCAGGCGCTTGTTGAAACTGATACCGACAGCGGTGCCGTAAGCGGCGCAGAGAAAGGCGTCTTTCTGGCAGATCAGGCTGCCGCCGTGCTCGGCCAACTTGATCGGCACCACGGTGCCCGGATATGGCGCAGCAAAGGCGACCCGCGCCTGGGTTTTGCCGGCATTGGAGAAATGCGTCATGAACAGCGATTCGCCGGTGAGCATGCGCTTGCCGGCGCTCCACAACTTGC encodes:
- a CDS encoding TIGR00266 family protein, whose protein sequence is MPSHQLDYEILGASAQSVEIILDPGETVIAEAGVMNYMTDGVRFETRMGDGAASGVLGKLWSAGKRMLTGESLFMTHFSNAGKTQARVAFAAPYPGTVVPIKLAEHGGSLICQKDAFLCAAYGTAVGISFNKRLGAGFFGGEGFILQKLEGDGLAFVHAGGTVIRKELNNQTLRLDTGCLVAFTSGIDYDIALAGGLKSMLFGGEGIVLATLKGTGTVWVQSLPFSRLAERIYEATFKAREQVRADGK